ATAACTTCTCTCTGAATATCTCACTCCCAAATGCTAATgacaaaaagctgcttttgtgtgATTTAAGACTCCTTAAGCGGAGGAGAAGAGGTTAGGGAAAGCCAAGGACAGTGCTTCTGGAAGGATACAGAAGGGAACATAAAACCTgagtgcagaaaagcagaatcagAAGGTGGCAAAGGTGCTATCAGCCTCAGAGACTTGGAAAGCTGATAGAGGAGCAAAACCAAAGATCGCGTGATCACCTTGGACTTAAAGGAGCCGAATCCACATGGACCTTTGCAGCAACCTTCTCTGGGTTCCCAAGACTCCCAAGACGTCTGGCCAACGGATTGGTGAGGTCTTGTTCTTGGAGCCTGGACatcactgctttgctttgcttagtTGTGCGTGTAACCAATAAAATCTGTCTGTTAGAGGATGGACTGTCTATTTCATCATTTCCCGCTCACAACCCACCCATATTTATAGCTTTAGGTATCCTGTAGAAGAGAAAttctgataaaaagaaaagatgtgctctttttctcctttttccaggCCAAACTCACTCCCTTGCTATTTGTCTGCAGAATACTCATTGAAACAGAGGGAATTCTGCCTTGAAGAGTGGGGCTCTGAGTTGACATTACAGCTCACATACAGACACAGTCTCCTCTTTACTCTGCTTCTCCTGTCTGCAAGCTCTGTCTCTAAAATGGAAAGGAGCTTTGAAATGTATACAGGGGGTCTCAAACAACTTTATAACATTGccaatttcagaaaataaatcaactaCCTCATTTCCAGCCCGTGTGTCCTATCTCATCTCAGAGGTCTGCTCTCTCTGGGTTGGGATGCATTACACTGACAAAAAGCCCTCTCCACATATTCACATATAACACCTTCTTCAGTCCCAAACTTGCAccaggaaagagcagaaatgcaagGATTAGTCCAGAGATTATGGTACAGCCATAGGGAAAGGGCTTCCTACACCTGTATTTTCACTGTCAGCAGAGTCCCTACATGGCTCCtggatgcagcagcagcatcctttgcagctgcagaaagctgctgccCTCTGCATCAATCCAAGGACAGTTTTCATACCACCTCCATCCACTGGTGAAACTAACACAAGATGGTGTGATTAAGAACTAAATCACAGGGCAATCAAAATGACTttgttgctgcagctgctctcagcagttTGAGCAGTGGGCAGGAGTCACAGGAACCTGAAAACAATCATAGAACTGAGGTTGAAAAATCCTCTAAGCTCACCCAGTCCAATcagcatcccatccccaccatgtccactaacccacatccctcagtgccacatccacccaACTCTTGAGCATTTCCAGTGACAGTgtccccaccacctccctgggcatcctgtgccgATGCCTCACCACactttctgattatttttcctaacatcacacctgaacctctcctgaaagagaacagaaaggcaGGAGATTACTCGGAATTGCACAggctaaaagaaaaaggagaaaaaaaaataaaccaacactCTTACAAATACACGCCCCTTCTTCCCAGCATCTCTAGAAATAATGTGGTGCTTTATTCAATAGAGAACCACGGGATTGTTGAAGATAAAGCTGTCCCCTGCACGCCTGTaggtgctgcagtgctccatGTACAGCcaacagcagtgcaggagcacAAGTTGTGGCTGCAGCCACCTGGGTATGGTGTTGCCTTTCCTCAGTTTGTCCAGCATGGTGATGAAGGACCTGGCTGATGGTAATACGTGAGCACTGTCTGGAACACAAACACAAGTCAGTCCTGCTGGGGGCTCCCATTGCTTTATCAcggaatggcttgggttggaaggaaccttcaTTGAGTTTCAAtgccctgccatggacagggctgccaaCACTAGATCAGAgtgcccaggatcccattctGTTGGCAAATACCACAGCATAGTCACAAAGATACATGCTTGCTGATGTTGGCCTACACAGCGACAGCTTACAAAACAttattcaaagagaaaagaaaaagacctgCTGGCCTCCACAGCACACCCACTGATACGCTGCGGAAAAGCACAGCACCGCTGTGGAGTCTGTCCTCACTTCCTTCATGCTTGTCCACAAAGCTGACGGATAACCTTAAAACTCAGTCAGTCACTAGAGACAGTGTGGAACCCCACTGTGCTGAATCACAACGAAAGATGACGCAGACACGAGGCGAGGCTGGGTGAGCCTGCGCTGCAGAGCCTCAGCTGGACACCAGCCCTTGGCTGTGCACTcacctttctctctctctctctctcacactgATGCTTTTTGGTACACCGAGTGCAGGGTGGGACGATGAAAGGCTGTGTGTGCCCTGGCACCTGGCAAGCTTGCTGCTGGGTGATGCTCAGCCTGGCCTGGGTGGTGCCACACCTTCACCACAGGCACCATGCTTGGGTTGGCATGCAGCGAGTGTGGCCTGAGGTCTTCCCCTGCTAGGCGAGAACTGGAAGGCTTGCAGCCTTGAAGGGAGgttacaaacaggaggaggcTGACTTTTTATGTGTTCTGAGAGTGATAGAaagagggggaatggctttaaaatcaAAGATGAGAGATTTAGTTTAAAAGATAGGAAGAAGTTCATCACTCAGGGgttgatgaggcactggcacaggttgcccagagaagctgtgggtgccccatacCTGGAACAGGTGAAGTTCCTCTGTTTATTCAGCCAAAAgcagaggagactgaggggaaAATTCAAGGCAgctacagctcctcacagcgAGCAGGTGGGGTTAGGGAAaaggtctgcaccagaggggTGGAACGtagggcatggaacaggctgacTGGgacagtgggcacagccctgggctgctggagctcaaggagtgtttggacactGCTTTGAGACACGGGTCTGTGTTTCGAGCAGTCCTGTGGGGAGCTGGACTCCATGGCCATTGTGGGTCCTTCCCCACTGGAGTGTTCTGTGACAGTGGGAGGAGTAAAAAGGATCAAGTGTGAAGGAATTGCTGATGCACATTCAAGCACAATATGCATCACAGGTACAAAGGTGTCTTGCTACAGAGCCCTGAAAACTACATCAGGGTCACACTGCCAGAGTTATTGGCCCAGGAATTCCAGGACGTAAGCAGATGTTGCCGCTGACATCAGCCTAGGTGCTGcctaagaaaaaacaaagatagtTGAAGGCATCTTCCAGAGCCTTTTGGTCTTAGACTTGCATGAAGTTGTAGCAACACCTTTAACGACCTCTAAGAACTGGGCCACAGAGCCAAATCTTTCTAGATGCTGAGAAGCCTGACATCTCTGTGGTCCCACTACACCTCATCCAGGTGGCTGACTTGACCAGAAAGATAGAAGTGCACTGTGCAACTGAGAAATGTTACTGTGGCAACCTGGGAAACACAAAGCATGAGACAGATCAGTGCtggaggggaagcagagcaaGGCAGAGCGATTCTTTAAGCACAATAGATGGATTTGAAAAAGGCCAAAGGCAGGGTAGGAAGGAACCAAGCATATGTAAATTCACCACAGCTTCTCCATCCCGTTCTTGAAGCTTGGActtaaagaacaaatatttctggaaaaaagcTTCACTATAAAGTATCATATACATCTATTTCTCACAGCATCCTATTGACAACGTGTGTGGTTCAGACCAAGGAACTAGAATCTATAAAGCAGATGGATTGAAAACGCACTAAGCTGTAAGGAGGACAACTGTATTTAAACTCCTAAATAACAAAAGTAGTGCagtgcaacagcagcagcagtatcACAACACCACTTTGATCAGTTCCACTGTTAATTCTAAGAAATCTTACTTCCTTttgaagatttcttttaaatccCCTCTCCCACCCACAGAGAGTTTTCAGTTTTCCCCTTAgatctcagaggaaaaaaaagccacagtgcATCAATTCTTTCACCTTACCCCTGCTGAAGTTTTGGTTCTGTTGCGAACACTGATGTCTCAAGTAGAGAAATAGCTGGGACCTGCAGCCACAGGCTCAAGGAGGACTGTAAATGGACAGTCTGTTCTTCTGCCTGGTGTTGCCCTGCTCACAGAGTAAAATCTGACTACAGTGCAAGTGGTACTCAGCATGCTGAGCAAAGCAGACTGCTTCAGTTCAGACTTGGGAACCCCAAACATCCATCACCAGTGGAAATAGATATTGATGCCTGAGCAGCAGGGTATGCCAGCATGCACGTAGCAGCAAACCTGGGTAGGCACTTCCCTGCAGCTCTAAGAAGACTGTTTTCTTGATTCAGAAAGTTCAGTAGAAGTTTATGCCTGAACCTTTGCTCTGCTAGAAATAACCACTGAAATAACAGTTCATTGCTTCCAGCTGGAAACCAAATTCTCTGCAATAGGAGACAGTTTATTTGGAGGTGGGGAAATACTCTTGGTTATACTTCTCGTTTCCTACAGAACGATTCACAGCACTGCACCTGCTTCTCTCATTTACTTTTTTGAGGGACCCATTTTTGCAATACCCACATTTTTCAGCAGTGTAAGTGCAGACCTGCTGTAGCCCACGTGGATTACAGGGAGCCCAGGGCTCTCATCTCTGCTCAGACAATTCAGCAGGTTGGGTACAGTAAGGGTGTGCCTCCGAGGCCAAGGGTAGGATTAACTCGCCAGGTGCCAGCATTCACCAAGCCCCCCTGAAACCACAGCCCCACTTGGGGTATGCAAAATGAATTCAGCAGTCCTTCCTATTGTCTTAAGGCTTCAAATGAGAAGTGAAATTGACTTCTGGCTTGCTTTACAAGATGTCCTATTGAATTGTggtgttttttaaacacattaggatctcaaaagaaatgttttcctgtactgctgcagacacagaagggaaaacaaactaTTAAGTGAGATATTTCAGAAGAGCATGTTGGGCTTTCAGGGAGAAACCCCTGCACCTGCTGCCAAAACTCCACGGAGTCACCAGGTAGATCTGCTGCTGTATCTGTCCAGGTGTGACAAAGATCCACGACTCAGTTTGTTTCTCAAATCAGAACAGATAAATTTAATGAGAGTAAGAGATGAACAGAATCAGCTTCCAATGCGGATTCCTCTGCTactaagaagaggaaaaagacatTCACAGTGAAGGGCAAATAAAACCATCAACCCATATGcctaatatttttaaatgtctaGGCTTGGAAATAATTATCATCAACACTAAAGGCTAAGAACAACACAGTGAGGAAACACACAACCAGatgacttcagaaaaatgagCATCACTTATCTGAATTCAGGCTGTATTTTTGCATGCTTCTGGTAGACGAGAACCTGCTACGTCCTGTTTGCAGCATTTACATAAAAGATTAATCACTGCTTCACCAAAATACAGCAAGAGTACTTCTTTCAGGATCTTATTATCATCTTTGATGCCAAGAAAGTTGTGGGGTTATGTTTAGAGCAGCAGATGCATGTGTCCTGCACGTAGCTTGTACTTTTTTCCAGATAGGGCAGGACAGCGTGGAGTTCAAACACAGATTTGGAAGCGATCACTGATAGAGATTAACTCCCAAATGATGCTTTTGCTGTATTATCAGAGCTGCTGATCTCCTCCTGACTTCCAACACTGCAAGTcttatttcaaaagcaagtaAACTGACACTTATTTCCCTTCaacagagctttttcttttgtatatgCAGAACACCACATCATGGCCTTACTTGACCACTCAGATTTATAACTTCATAACCAGAAACCTAAAGCCAAGATTGCAACCAACCACAAAACAAATTTGTAAGAAATAACACACCAAAAGCCCACACTACATTATTCTCAAGGCTTTTGAAACAACTTCTTAATGCAAGACTAAAACAAACCAGACGATTCAAGGCTTGAGGGCCTTGGTCTTTACCCCATCCCACACTACAACAACCCACAACAAAAAGTTTCAgttgggcagagctgctgaaagcagcagctcagcacaggtgCCTCTACAAACAGGCTACCCAGTGGTGCAACCTGACAACAGAATGGCTTTCAGACCCACATCAAGGCTAAGGAAAAGCTGTTCTGCAACCTGAAGGCACTGGGTGTTACTGAATGGTGTCTCGTGACATTGCTTTTAGATGCATTAACTGGTGTCCTACATATGTTCTACGTGCCACAACAATGAAAACCTGTTATGAAGGAAGCTCTGGTGACACTATTTCAAATGCAAAGCATTGCTGGTTCTTTAGAGCACCGAGTCACAAATCTACCTTCATTCTGGGATCAAAAGCCTTCCTCACTCTCCTTTAAAAGCAGTCAGTGGAATGGTTACAGATATGGCTTTGCCTGGGTGCAATGTGTGCCCTTACAGATCTTTCCAAGGTTACATACCTtcgtaggaaaaaaaaaaaccaaaaccaccacAGTAGGCACCATtaatattaggaaaataaagctaTACATTCTGATGAATTTCCAAGAGTGTCCTGTAAGCTACTGACTCTTGTTTGAGGCATTTTCAAGAAGAGCCTTCATACTTCCAAGTTTGCATCACTACAATGGCTGTTGTACGGGTAACATCATCAAAAACTGATGCATGCCTACTACCAACCATTTGCAAAAGACAGGCTTTTTCTCACTGCCAAGAAAACCCCAACTTtgcttaaacaaacaaacaaacataaaaccaCCAAATGaaccaacaaaaaccacaacagcCATAGTATGATACAAAATAGTAAAGATAACCTGCAAATCAGAGCAGGCTCATGAAGATAATCAAAACCCTCACCAGAATATAAAGCCAGAGTCCTCCCAAAATGCCCCATGTTCTGTTTTGATCTCTATCTGGGACGCCTGTTGATTCTTTACGcgcttttttctctgtttcttagcaggtttttttttaagcctttcaTCTTTATTAGGTCTTGATTTCTCCTCATTTACTAAGTCTACATCAGGTTTAATTCGCTTTcgttgctttctttctttctccaaatcTGCACCTTCActatcttccttccttttcagttttgagTCTTCTTTCTTACACCTCAACTCTTCGctgatgtattttttctcctcagtatATTCTACCTGAAggttctgttcttttctgtagGAGATGCTAAACGTTTCAGTGAGCACAAGTTTGCAATACTCTTTAGATTCTACAGCTGACAGACCAAAGCCATCTGTGGTGGCAGCTGCCCCAGATGCTTGCCCTTCTACACAGTGTGCTGTGTTATACTGAcaatttgctgtattttcttgtgCATGCTCACCAGCTGATGAACAACGTGGTGATCtgttttttccagtatttgtaGGTGTCTGGGTTTCTGAGAAAAGGCTGGAATGCTGGTCTTGTTCACAGATAAAGGCTGAAGGCTTAACCTCACCAAGGCTTCCATCTTGAAACTCTTCTGCTATTCTCAAATCCATTCTTTCCTCAAGACATGTAGCTTCCTGAGCTTGAAAGGAGTAGTAAGTTTTCTTTGATCTCTTTCTGAGTCTGCGAATCTTTGTCGCTCTGCATAAACTGGATAGAAAGAACAGTTACTAATACTGATCAACTTGCTTAGGATCTGTTGAGTTAGAAGGCAGAGAGACATGCATAATAAAACTATTTCCAGAGCTACAAGAAAGGACCTATTCCAAGTGTGCTGTCCTGTATATCTACATGAAACCTCTAACACAAGATTCTATCTGCAAAACTCAACTGAAGTTACAGGGAATACATTCAGTCACACTGCTGTTATGCTATACTGCACCTTCACATAAAATATGCCTTCCCAACCACGCCTAACAGGAATGAAATTTTGATATTTGGCCCTAACCAAAGAGCAATCTCAAAAAGGCAGTGATAAAAGGTGTGCAATTGCCATTCCACAATTAAGAAAAACTACAATCTCTTCTTTGGGttaaagggaaaggaagagctATCATCTATCCCAAACAACATCTGACaccaaacacaaaacaagatgCATGATGAACCCTTAATGTGACACAGTCTATGGAGACTTTCCAGTATTAGAGCCTTATTTACTGTCAGTAGGAATCTTAAAGTTCAGACCATTTCCCAAAAGACTGACTAAGCACAGAAGACACTGTGCCAAAATAGGTGCTACTGCTTCCAAAGAAGCAAATATTTGGGGATAGAAAAGTATgtgaaaaaaaccacaacttcCAAAACCTTTTCTGTGAGCTGCCATTGAAGATGCAAGTGTGGCAACTCCAAGACAGAACATCAGACATAAGCAGAAATTTAAATGGACAGTCACTCCTAAAGACAGTAAAACTAAACAGAAtcaagtgggaaaaaaacaacaaaataatgataaaaaaacaGTAACTGGAAGGTCTTCAACAGCACACAACAGGGCTAATGAAGAAGCAAAGTCTTTCATAGGAACTTGAAAGCATGTGCTACAAGGTAACAAAAGGCTTCCTGACTTACCTGgtcttgt
The Lagopus muta isolate bLagMut1 chromosome 4, bLagMut1 primary, whole genome shotgun sequence genome window above contains:
- the LOC125692532 gene encoding zinc finger matrin-type protein 1-like isoform X4, encoding MKRRWAGPWEESAEMCWPSELNYSRPWPAKRLRRRQPQGRGCSDEILDEATRHHLFTDTFCRVCCAVLPFESQRMSHYEMDGTRIVENKYCNICNITLVSPGVALSHLQGKIHAKKLRQLAERRGLMEARSMQPVSETEMPSSSPKASLDLNYCWLCCVPFNSPFSAQEHYVGKKHGKNAARKKIMEELGIQPVPRESRTTGSFFSVIGLGHYMCPVCNVILTTIHEYQSHMQGKKHKTSLCRATKIRRLRKRSKKTYYSFQAQEATCLEERMDLRIAEEFQDGSLGEVKPSAFICEQDQHSSLFSETQTPTNTGKNRSPRCSSAGEHAQENTANCQYNTAHCVEGQASGAAATTDGFGLSAVESKEYCKLVLTETFSISYRKEQNLQVEYTEEKKYISEELRCKKEDSKLKRKEDSEGADLEKERKQRKRIKPDVDLVNEEKSRPNKDERLKKKPAKKQRKKRVKNQQASQIEIKTEHGAFWEDSGFIFW
- the LOC125692532 gene encoding zinc finger matrin-type protein 1-like isoform X7 — protein: MKRRWAGPWEESAEMCWPSELNYSRPWPAKRLRRRQPQGRGVALSHLQGKIHAKKLRQLAERRGLMEARSMQPVSETEMPSSSPKASLDLNYCWLCCVPFNSPFSAQEHYVGKKHGKNAARKKIMEELGIQPVPRESRTTGSFFSVIGLGHYMCPVCNVILTTIHEYQSHMQGKKHKTSLCRATKIRRLRKRSKKTYYSFQAQEATCLEERMDLRIAEEFQDGSLGEVKPSAFICEQDQHSSLFSETQTPTNTGKNRSPRCSSAGEHAQENTANCQYNTAHCVEGQASGAAATTDGFGLSAVESKEYCKLVLTETFSISYRKEQNLQVEYTEEKKYISEELRCKKEDSKLKRKEDSEGADLEKERKQRKRIKPDVDLVNEEKSRPNKDERLKKKPAKKQRKKRVKNQQASQIEIKTEHGAFWEDSGFIFW
- the LOC125692532 gene encoding zinc finger matrin-type protein 1-like isoform X5 → MKRRWAGPWEESAEMCWPSELNYSRPWPAKRLRRRQPQGRGCSDEILDEATRHHLFTDTFCRVCCAVLPFESQRMSHYEGKIHAKKLRQLAERRGLMEARSMQPVSETEMPSSSPKASLDLNYCWLCCVPFNSPFSAQEHYVGKKHGKNAARKKIMEELGIQPVPRESRTTGSFFSVIGLGHYMCPVCNVILTTIHEYQSHMQGKKHKTSLCRATKIRRLRKRSKKTYYSFQAQEATCLEERMDLRIAEEFQDGSLGEVKPSAFICEQDQHSSLFSETQTPTNTGKNRSPRCSSAGEHAQENTANCQYNTAHCVEGQASGAAATTDGFGLSAVESKEYCKLVLTETFSISYRKEQNLQVEYTEEKKYISEELRCKKEDSKLKRKEDSEGADLEKERKQRKRIKPDVDLVNEEKSRPNKDERLKKKPAKKQRKKRVKNQQASQIEIKTEHGAFWEDSGFIFW
- the LOC125692532 gene encoding zinc finger matrin-type protein 1-like isoform X6 encodes the protein MSHYEGRKHAQNVYFYVQSHGRKDERMRHDKKKEIMDCTSFQMDGTRIVENKYCNICNITLVSPGVALSHLQGKIHAKKLRQLAERRGLMEARSMQPVSETEMPSSSPKASLDLNYCWLCCVPFNSPFSAQEHYVGKKHGKNAARKKIMEELGIQPVPRESRTTGSFFSVIGLGHYMCPVCNVILTTIHEYQSHMQGKKHKTSLCRATKIRRLRKRSKKTYYSFQAQEATCLEERMDLRIAEEFQDGSLGEVKPSAFICEQDQHSSLFSETQTPTNTGKNRSPRCSSAGEHAQENTANCQYNTAHCVEGQASGAAATTDGFGLSAVESKEYCKLVLTETFSISYRKEQNLQVEYTEEKKYISEELRCKKEDSKLKRKEDSEGADLEKERKQRKRIKPDVDLVNEEKSRPNKDERLKKKPAKKQRKKRVKNQQASQIEIKTEHGAFWEDSGFIFW
- the LOC125692532 gene encoding zinc finger matrin-type protein 1-like isoform X8 encodes the protein MRHDKKKEIMDCTSFQMDGTRIVENKYCNICNITLVSPGVALSHLQGKIHAKKLRQLAERRGLMEARSMQPVSETEMPSSSPKASLDLNYCWLCCVPFNSPFSAQEHYVGKKHGKNAARKKIMEELGIQPVPRESRTTGSFFSVIGLGHYMCPVCNVILTTIHEYQSHMQGKKHKTSLCRATKIRRLRKRSKKTYYSFQAQEATCLEERMDLRIAEEFQDGSLGEVKPSAFICEQDQHSSLFSETQTPTNTGKNRSPRCSSAGEHAQENTANCQYNTAHCVEGQASGAAATTDGFGLSAVESKEYCKLVLTETFSISYRKEQNLQVEYTEEKKYISEELRCKKEDSKLKRKEDSEGADLEKERKQRKRIKPDVDLVNEEKSRPNKDERLKKKPAKKQRKKRVKNQQASQIEIKTEHGAFWEDSGFIFW
- the LOC125692532 gene encoding zinc finger matrin-type protein 1-like isoform X3; the encoded protein is MPMEIFKRCSDEILDEATRHHLFTDTFCRVCCAVLPFESQRMSHYEGRKHAQNVYFYVQSHGRKDERMRHDKKKEIMDCTSFQMDGTRIVENKYCNICNITLVSPGVALSHLQGKIHAKKLRQLAERRGLMEARSMQPVSETEMPSSSPKASLDLNYCWLCCVPFNSPFSAQEHYVGKKHGKNAARKKIMEELGIQPVPRESRTTGSFFSVIGLGHYMCPVCNVILTTIHEYQSHMQGKKHKTSLCRATKIRRLRKRSKKTYYSFQAQEATCLEERMDLRIAEEFQDGSLGEVKPSAFICEQDQHSSLFSETQTPTNTGKNRSPRCSSAGEHAQENTANCQYNTAHCVEGQASGAAATTDGFGLSAVESKEYCKLVLTETFSISYRKEQNLQVEYTEEKKYISEELRCKKEDSKLKRKEDSEGADLEKERKQRKRIKPDVDLVNEEKSRPNKDERLKKKPAKKQRKKRVKNQQASQIEIKTEHGAFWEDSGFIFW